The proteins below are encoded in one region of Paenarthrobacter ilicis:
- a CDS encoding styrene monooxygenase/indole monooxygenase family protein produces the protein MTQRHITIVGAGQSGLQLGIGLLDAGFRVTTISNRTPEEIAAGKVASSQCIFHNALENERALGLDFWPDAPTVDGVSFTVPHPELPGEKAISWASRLDHHAQSIDQRVKFPRFMQEFTARGGELVFEDAGVEELERYTQDSDLVIVAAGKGEIAQLFTRDAERSTYDAPQRALALTYVKGLKPREEYSAVSFNLIPGVGEYFVFPALTTTGPCEIMVFEGVPGGPMDSWKGLSPEEHLDNSKNLLAKFLPWEAERAADSELTDPNGILQGRFAPTVRHPIATLPSGRQVLGLADVVVLNDPITGQGSNNASKCAASYMDSIINHGGQAYDAPFMQATFEHYWEYAQHVADWTNALLAPPPPHVLELLGAANAEPRIAHRFANGFNHPPEFQDWFMSPDKAAGYLADLATARV, from the coding sequence ATGACGCAACGCCATATCACCATCGTCGGCGCAGGCCAGTCCGGCTTGCAGCTGGGCATCGGCCTCCTGGACGCAGGTTTCCGGGTGACCACCATTTCCAACCGCACACCGGAAGAGATCGCGGCAGGCAAAGTCGCCTCCAGCCAATGCATCTTCCACAACGCCCTTGAGAACGAGCGCGCCTTGGGCCTGGATTTCTGGCCCGACGCCCCCACAGTGGATGGCGTCTCCTTCACTGTCCCGCACCCGGAGTTGCCCGGTGAGAAAGCAATCAGCTGGGCATCACGGCTGGACCACCACGCCCAGTCCATTGACCAACGCGTCAAGTTTCCCCGCTTCATGCAGGAGTTCACCGCCCGCGGTGGAGAGCTGGTATTTGAGGATGCCGGCGTGGAGGAACTCGAACGGTACACGCAGGACTCGGACCTGGTGATTGTGGCAGCAGGCAAGGGGGAAATCGCCCAGCTCTTCACCCGCGATGCTGAGCGGAGCACCTACGACGCGCCGCAGCGCGCCCTGGCCCTGACCTACGTAAAAGGCCTCAAACCGCGGGAAGAGTACTCGGCAGTCTCCTTCAACCTCATCCCCGGGGTTGGTGAGTACTTCGTGTTCCCGGCCCTGACCACCACGGGTCCCTGCGAGATCATGGTCTTTGAAGGCGTACCCGGCGGGCCCATGGACAGCTGGAAGGGCCTCTCCCCCGAAGAACACCTGGACAATTCCAAAAACCTACTCGCAAAGTTCCTTCCCTGGGAAGCGGAACGCGCGGCAGATAGTGAACTGACGGATCCCAACGGCATCCTCCAGGGTCGGTTTGCCCCTACCGTCCGCCACCCCATTGCCACACTTCCCAGCGGACGGCAGGTACTGGGCTTGGCCGACGTCGTGGTGTTGAACGATCCCATCACCGGACAGGGTTCCAACAACGCCAGTAAGTGCGCTGCCAGCTATATGGACAGCATCATCAACCACGGCGGCCAGGCCTACGACGCCCCCTTTATGCAGGCAACCTTTGAACACTATTGGGAATACGCGCAGCACGTTGCAGACTGGACAAATGCCCTCCTGGCCCCGCCGCCGCCCCACGTCCTGGAACTGCTGGGCGCCGCCAATGCCGAGCCCCGGATCGCCCACAGGTTCGCCAACGGCTTCAACCATCCGCCCGAATTCCAGGACTGGTTCATGTCACCGGACAAGGCCGCCGGCTATCTGGCCGATCTTGCCACGGCCCGGGTTTAG
- a CDS encoding SDR family oxidoreductase, with protein sequence MSGLAGRTAIVTGGATKIGLGVASALRDAGATVVVADIAPDGETLTKALGDGIHYSHTDITDDAAVAGLLEETTARNGGLDILVNLACTYKDDGAGSGRADWLDALNVNLISAVVASNAARPYLKASGHGAIINFTSISSSVAQTGRWLYPASKAALVQVTRSMAVDFAPDGIRVNSVSPGWVWSNIMDSLSNGDLEKTDSVAAPFHALKRVGRPHEIGDVVAFLAGDQASFVTGADWAVDGGYSALGPERAEEAIPLLAAN encoded by the coding sequence ATGTCAGGACTCGCAGGCAGGACAGCAATCGTCACCGGCGGAGCAACCAAAATCGGCCTGGGAGTGGCAAGCGCCCTCCGCGACGCCGGCGCCACCGTGGTGGTGGCGGATATAGCGCCCGACGGCGAAACGCTCACCAAGGCACTGGGGGACGGCATCCACTACTCCCACACGGACATCACGGACGATGCCGCCGTCGCCGGACTCCTGGAGGAGACCACAGCCCGGAACGGCGGCCTGGACATCCTGGTCAACCTTGCCTGCACCTACAAGGACGATGGAGCAGGATCGGGCCGGGCGGACTGGCTGGATGCGCTCAACGTCAACCTGATCAGCGCCGTGGTGGCAAGCAACGCCGCACGTCCCTACCTCAAGGCCTCCGGCCATGGGGCAATCATCAACTTCACCTCCATCTCCAGTTCCGTGGCCCAAACCGGCCGATGGCTCTACCCGGCCAGCAAGGCAGCTCTGGTCCAGGTGACCCGCAGCATGGCCGTTGATTTTGCGCCGGACGGCATCAGGGTCAACTCGGTGAGCCCCGGGTGGGTGTGGAGCAACATCATGGACTCCCTCAGCAACGGAGACCTGGAGAAAACCGATTCCGTGGCCGCACCGTTCCACGCACTCAAGCGTGTGGGGCGTCCCCACGAAATAGGAGACGTGGTGGCATTCCTCGCCGGCGACCAGGCCAGCTTTGTCACCGGCGCCGATTGGGCAGTGGACGGCGGCTACTCAGCACTGGGTCCCGAACGCGCCGAAGAAGCCATCCCGCTGCTTGCAGCCAACTGA
- a CDS encoding flavin reductase, with product MRRIAIIGAGESGAQLALGLQREGYAVTLLSDRSAAQIRSGKVMSSQCMFSTALDAEAQMGTALAGLYDAGSVPDITAIHLRVDSDQAIEWEAPLDNPARSVDQRIKSARWIETFVANGGDFRIEKVTPRMLEELSRDYELVIVSTGKGEIGQIFPRDKAKSPFDRPQRVLALNYVKPRADAATDQDGNAGAIRMSMAPGIGEFFTFPGLTVSGPCRMMVFEGVVGGPMDRWTDVGSPEEQLERSLDLLREHFPHEAENFAGAELTDSGATLLGRITPTVRSAVAELENGKLVFGLGDAVVLNDPLTGQGSNNATLAAKYYLDSIVRRGQQPFDRTWMERTFDEFWRGWGQWAVEWTNDLLKPRRDHQKTLLSEAAEHPALAAGIVAGFDDPRTSYPWWFDATAAADFMQARKEDDSAAFDLRDFRGALGQYATGVTVVTTLAADGRKVGMTANSFTSVSMEPPLVLWCPSKRSPSLRDFEDATHFAINVLASDQHVLSRQFATPATDKFAGAETSEGIAGVPLLDGAVAVFQCRTVSRFDAGDHVIYVGEVEKYTHDGGAPLVFHAGKYHATATHPDF from the coding sequence ATGCGAAGAATAGCAATCATCGGGGCCGGTGAATCCGGCGCGCAACTGGCATTGGGACTGCAGCGCGAGGGCTATGCGGTGACACTTCTGTCAGACCGGTCCGCCGCCCAGATCCGCTCGGGCAAGGTCATGTCCAGCCAGTGCATGTTTTCCACCGCGCTGGACGCCGAAGCCCAGATGGGAACTGCGCTGGCCGGGCTTTACGACGCCGGTTCGGTCCCGGACATCACGGCCATCCACCTCCGCGTGGATAGCGACCAGGCCATTGAGTGGGAAGCGCCCCTGGACAACCCGGCGAGGTCGGTGGACCAACGGATTAAGAGTGCCCGCTGGATTGAGACGTTCGTGGCCAACGGCGGCGACTTCCGGATAGAAAAAGTCACTCCCCGCATGCTCGAGGAACTGTCCCGGGACTACGAGCTGGTCATTGTCAGCACTGGAAAGGGCGAGATCGGACAGATCTTCCCGCGGGACAAGGCCAAATCCCCGTTCGACCGCCCGCAGCGCGTCCTGGCATTGAACTACGTCAAGCCGCGCGCTGATGCTGCCACGGACCAGGACGGGAACGCCGGCGCGATCCGCATGTCCATGGCGCCCGGCATCGGGGAATTCTTTACTTTCCCCGGCCTCACAGTCTCCGGTCCGTGCCGCATGATGGTGTTTGAAGGCGTGGTGGGCGGCCCCATGGACCGTTGGACCGACGTCGGAAGCCCCGAAGAGCAGCTGGAGCGATCCTTGGACCTGCTGCGGGAGCATTTTCCGCACGAAGCGGAGAACTTTGCCGGCGCGGAGCTGACGGACAGCGGCGCCACGCTGCTGGGCCGCATTACTCCGACAGTGCGGTCCGCCGTGGCGGAACTGGAGAACGGGAAGCTGGTGTTCGGCCTTGGTGACGCTGTGGTCCTCAACGATCCCCTGACGGGCCAAGGCTCCAACAACGCCACCCTGGCTGCCAAGTATTACCTTGATTCGATCGTGCGCCGCGGCCAGCAACCTTTTGACCGCACCTGGATGGAACGCACGTTTGATGAATTCTGGCGCGGCTGGGGTCAATGGGCGGTGGAATGGACCAACGATCTCCTGAAGCCCCGCCGCGACCACCAGAAGACGCTGCTCAGCGAAGCCGCGGAACACCCCGCGTTGGCAGCCGGCATTGTGGCCGGTTTCGATGACCCCCGCACGTCCTACCCGTGGTGGTTCGACGCCACAGCAGCCGCTGACTTCATGCAGGCCCGCAAGGAGGACGATTCCGCAGCCTTTGACCTCCGCGACTTCCGGGGCGCGCTGGGCCAATACGCCACCGGGGTCACCGTAGTGACCACCCTGGCGGCCGATGGCCGGAAGGTGGGCATGACCGCAAACTCCTTCACCTCGGTCTCCATGGAACCGCCGCTGGTCCTCTGGTGCCCCAGCAAGCGTTCCCCCAGCCTGCGCGATTTTGAGGACGCAACGCATTTTGCCATCAACGTCCTTGCCAGCGACCAGCACGTCCTGTCCAGACAGTTCGCCACTCCCGCCACGGACAAGTTCGCCGGGGCGGAAACGTCCGAAGGAATCGCCGGAGTTCCCCTGCTGGACGGCGCCGTGGCAGTGTTCCAGTGCCGTACCGTTTCACGGTTCGACGCCGGCGATCACGTCATCTACGTGGGTGAAGTGGAAAAATACACGCACGACGGCGGCGCTCCCCTGGTGTTCCACGCCGGCAAGTACCACGCAACAGCCACGCACCCGGATTTCTGA